One Channa argus isolate prfri chromosome 17, Channa argus male v1.0, whole genome shotgun sequence genomic window, gggagctggctgggtgAAATCTACATAATATCTGGGTCAACTAACTAGGGCATTTGCATTCTTACATGCAGGAATAATATCTGGATAAACTCAGGATTACTGTCCACATCCAAAAGGGTCAATAACAACAATGAGATACGTTTGCTGTGATGCTACTCTACAACTCTACCTCTGGTCAGGATGGATCAGTGGTTCAGTGCTGCAGTTTGGGCTAGAGTCAGGTTGGtgactgttgctgctgctgttttgtgttgGCGATACAGTCACTGCAGAAGGAGCAGGAGTCACTGatggtgaggaaaaaaaatcaacacagCAGTAAGACACAACTACTGCAGGTGTTTTTTAAGGTCTAAAGTAAAAAAGGTATTTCTGCCATATAtaataaagagacaaaatacGATTATAGAAAAAAGTTACCAGAATTTTCTCCATTCCTGTTAGGAATAACTTTCTagagatggaaaaataaaaaaagttatgaaCACAGGAAAAACATGCCGTTAATTTGATTTCGTTTGCTTTACTTTTGGCTTTTACCTTCTCTGCTGTGTCTGAACGTCTTGTTCTTTTCATGATCTCCTCCAGACGCTGGtgattagaaaaacaaaaaaagagcttgtagTTACACTGTACATTTGAAACAATTATAGAATATAACATGAGCGTGCGTCACCTTTTTTCTCTCAAGGCGCTCAGCCTCTTctttctggaagtgtttctctctctccttcctaagtcgctctgcctcctctctctgccgagactcctcttcctctttctaaagcacaaacacacaggtctACTGGGTTTGCTTGGAAGGGTTTGGTAAGTTTATTctttagtttaaatttaaaaaaatgtttaagtgaAGACTTTCTCTGACCTGTTTTTGAAGACtttctgcctcctctctctccttttgaagtttctcttcctctgcctttctctcctcctcctctttccttctcctctcctccaacTGCTGCTGaatctcctcctccctcttcgCTCGCTCCTCTGCCTTTCTGCGAGCCATCTCTTCCTTTGCTAACCTGTCCAGACAGGCAAAAGATTCAAAGTCAAGtatgaaaacatacacaaatCTTCTGCATCATCCATCCACCTACACTCTTTCCAGAtctcacacatattcacacagaCAAAGGCAGTGTACCTCGACTGCTCCTCCTGCAGCCtccgctcctcctcctctctctccctttgctCGCGGGCCAGCCGCCTTTTCTCAGTCAGGATGCGACTTGCTTCCTCTGGATCAGTTGTACCAGCTGAGGGCCTCTGGCCTGGAGGACTACTTACACTCTCTAAAAGACATCATAAAAGGGGATTCTAACCCACGGTTTTTattagcaaataaaaacttaaccTAAACTTTAACCAACCAGGCTAGATGTGAGCTGTTGTTTGGAAACTCACCGCTGGCTGCTGGTGGTGTTGTTAGCGTCTGCTCGGCTGAGGTCTTGTTCTGACCCAGCGGCTGAGGTCGAGGTTTAAGAGGACTAAGAACCTGCGCCTTCTCTTCCTGTTGGATTCTGGTGGGCGTTGGTGGTCGGGGGCTCTGAGGTGTAATCCTTACAGGACGAATGTTTCCGGGGTCTTCTGCCCCCGGAGACTTAAGCAGCTTCGGCGTGGGGGGACGTCCTGCTGGCTTCTGGGGAGACCTGTTTGCCGGAGGAAGAGAAGCATTTAgtaacaaattacaaatttaaagcaaatatgCCATATCATTATTTATACATCTCTCTACTCCCAGTTATCCACAACATCGCTCTACAACTCTGTACACACTTCATTTTGGGGCTAACATGGGCACTATTCTCCTACCTGCCAGGGGAGGGTGCTGTAAACTTGATGTTCCTCTTGCCTGGAGAAGAGGAGCGTTTGTTGGGGGGCAAACTCAGAATGGGAGCCAGTGGGAGTGATAGGTTGCTCCATGACTTCCTGACATTATCAGGATCCTTCTGCAATTGGTGCCGGGGATTACAGAGAAAACAATACATCATTCAAAACGAGCAGAAATTTTCCACTTAATCAGGACTCAGGTAGGACAGCACTGTCACTGCAATCGCTGCTAACAAAAAAGTCCTTGGCAACAGACAAGTAATCAGCTGCTCTACTGACATCAGCAGAAGATGATCAGTAACAGGATTAGACTCTGACAGGATTCCTCTGGCCTTGCATAGCCTATGGATAAAAGCCCTATCCgttgacaaaattaaaaatttacattttgtatgcCCTCACATCACTGAGCTCACTGGTACTATGTTGGATGGTACTGGTACACTATGCATCAATCTGTTTGGATACAGTAATTCTTATGGGATGTGTCTGTGGGTCAGTGTTTAGGATACAGTACATAAGATAATGTTCTAAAACCTTAATGGCTTAAGCTTTGACACACACGTGTGTGATCTTATATATTGTGATTATTCTGggacatcaaaataaaagacaagaaaaagttTTCTAAAagtaacatgaaaacaaaccaataaaaaaaaaaaaacaggatgaaaTAAAGTAGTACCGAAAGCTGAAACTGCACATTCAGCTAGATATTTAATACCAGcactgaaaaaaaggaaacatcagTCTTGAGatattcattaaaacaaaaggtGCATGTTTAACCTTGGTGGTTCCTGTGGTCCTCCTGCGTGGGACATTGGAGGAGGACGAGCCTGTCTCCCGGCTGAGGCTCCTCTCCTGGCTGCGGCAGTAAGGAATCGGCTGGCCCTGCAGGGTCTTGAAGGACATGGAACCCATGGggtggcaagacactgagcgaGGACAAACAGGCATGGCTACTGTGATGTACGAGGTGGGAGGTTGGCGTGTTTTGAGGAGGGTATAGATCAGGACAGTTTGAGGATTTGTGGGACACCAGTAAGGATTTGATAAGTTGGAGCATGGAGCAAAAGATAATGCAGGAGAGGAAGAAATATAAAGGATGTGAgatgaattaaaaagaaaggcCATGGGTTTGGGAAGACCAATAGAAAAGTGTGAGGAATGAATGTTTggtaaaaacagaagaagaaaaagaaagcattaGTGCTACTGACTGGAGAACTGCCGTTATCATAATGCAACCATCACTTGGGCACTATGTGTTAAGGGAGTTAATTAATGGCACACTTTTAATTGGGCCGGTTATTTGTGTTAaaggttaaagaaaataaacacttaaacCATTAACGTCTGTGGAATGCTGTTATGTAAAGTACAAATTATACAACCATGTTCGTTTCACTTTTTTGCATTAATAGTTTGAGGTGTGTGGACAGAATTGGTGCATTTCCTCCTGTGCAAAAGGTCCCAAGTGTTGGAAGAATTTCTACTCTAAAAAAAGTTACTATTAGCAAAAATGTTGGACCCGGCACCACACACAAGAATTGAGCATcagtaaaagacaaagaaaacacatgcaagaGGTGCATCTTCATAAAGCATTGCACTCTAGACAATACTAtagtgtacaaaaaaaaaaaaaaattagtttctATAGCAACAatagaggaaaagagggaaTACTTCCTGAACAGCTTACcggtgagtgtgagtgtgtgtgtgtttgagagaaagagagagagagctttgaCCGCCTGATACAGGCTGGTGAAGGGCTCTTCAGATGTGTAATGCTTTAAGTCTGGGCAAATCTGATTAGCATCTGAAACACTTTTGgtcaagagagaaaagaaatagcCAAAATACTTTAAGCGCTCTGTGCTGCTAGTGTGATGTCTTTTCATGAACATTCAATGTGTCCCTCAATATGGACCATTAATGGCAGTAGATAGCTGTAAGAGCAACACATGCTTTTTACCCATTTGTTCTCCAGACAGACTCATGGCACTGCAACTTCGGGCCAGGTAGGAGTGCGTCGGCTGCTGCAGGCGGTTCACAATATTGCTCTCCCATGGTGTCAGTGGAAGACGGCGTAGCCCTGAACACATGCATGTGACATTTGAGATTTGATGACTAAAACTATTAACTGCCCACAGATTAGACTAAGCAATCATTCAAAGCAGATTATAAACAATTTATAATTACAGTGTGTTACCCATGCCTTCTCTCCACTGCACATGGTGTAGGTGAGAGCTAGAGTGAAGTTGTAACCATGCACCTACACCTGTATGCAGCAGACTGTTAATTATGAGGAGTAACAAACAGCCTGAAGTGAAGGGCAAACACAGGGAGGAGAGCATTACGGCAAACAGTGCAAAATAAAAGACCTAAACagtattaaaatgtgtctttatgaAGCTTGCTTCAAGAGCCtgatttgcaaaaaacaaaacaaaacaaagaaacgaagaaagagacacaggagTTCATTCAGCAAAACATCCAGCATTACTCGCTCTGATAATGAAGCAAAGTGGAAGGTTGCAGGTTTTAGTGTGGATGGCAAAGATACGACTGGGCTGGAAACTGTACAGACACTCTGATTCTCAGTCAGGATAAAAGTAGCATACAGTGttcccacaaaaacaaaaagattatCCTAGAAAGGATTAGAAAAAGGGGTCAGGCTAgagggggaaaaataaaaaacaatcttgATCCGTCTAATGAAACACACATAAGtgcaaaaacatgcatgcatgcagaTAGACTGTATGTTAGACTGCAGACATATGATTTGATATTTCTACTGTAATATTGTGGATCACATCAGTCTCTAATAGTGCCAGTATTTAAACTATTCTAataatccatttaaaatgtatcagACTCTTAAATCCCTTTAGACATTTacagatatacagtatgaatGCATGAAAATGTGATTGGACTGCATAGCTATAGCTACACATTCATCATCATTCATCTGTTATGTTTTTCAATGAGACAATACACTGTATAGTCATGATTTCTGAACGGTTTCCAGCCCATTATCTTTTTGCTTTGCAGCACAGTGTGTAGCAATAATTATGCAATCTTCAAAAGATTCCCAGAAGAcacctgtgtttttgtggtggGTGGTCTTTCCCTGGTGTAGGAGGGGTTTGGACTGAGCTTTGCTAATGACAGGAGAGGAGGCTGTTCTCATCTGTAAACCTGTCAGCAGTAATGGACAAAATATACTAAAcattagtttgacattttgggattTTTGCTTTCCTACAGAGACTTCGATGAGAGGTTTTGTCTCCCTTAAGTATGAAGCTATGGCCAACACCTTATTTTATAATTAAGGAAACGTGGGTAAACAGCTTTGTCCAACAGTAACAAACAACTGTAAAGCTCACATATTAGCACACTGTATCTTGTTAGTTGATACTATGCAAAAAcccaaatataaaaattattaatgtgcatttacactCTATGCTCGTTGCATATGAACTTGAGGGATTCCTTGTATACAGCTATGAAATATCCTTAAACATACCTTTTCACACATcaacaattttactttttttgacaggtaaaaaaaagtttaaaagtgcTTATATGTGACCTGTAACCTTTGATCTTACGTTAATACAAAATTAAgttaaacaattttaacaatTATAAGTGTTGGTGTATAACTTTCATTTCATTACCTCGGTCCGGTGAGTGTAGGAGTGTGGCAGAGGAGGACGAGAGGCGCTTGGTAATGACAGGGTCTGCATGTTTGGATAAATTCATCGTGGACACTGACCTCCTGTCAGTATCTACAAAGAAGAATCATGATAAAAGCAAATTAATTACTGAGGTGATTAACTTCAtgacagaaagaggagaaagagaccTGTAGACAACAGGAAATGTGAAGTAGATGTCACGCCATATTAACTGTTGGGGGAGGTGGGTGCAATCTTGTGAAATTTCTGCATATGAGATGGAGGCTGTGTTTTGACTCAGCATTGTCACAGTAAATCAGTGCCCCTGCCATAGTAGGTCAGCAGGGTACGGTAGGGtctcttttcttcatcttcatctcttATCCATGAAATTTGaacaatataaacaaatttTAAGTCTAACATTGATCATAAAATGGTGCCTGCATCCCTCAGCAGTTAACGGGACATGGCATAACTTCACACCGAAGAGTTATTCTAGTCTATAAGCTCTGGTTACATCAGattagatattaaaaaaactgtggcaaaaaaTGTTTCTACAGGGAAAAATATTAGACCATGGATTAGTACCAAATGGGTCTTATGTCATCTAAAAATGAAGCTAAAATGATGGGAATGAACAATCCTAGAATGTAACTTCAGGTCACAAACTGAATTGCTACATCCAAATAAGACAACAACTACTAATCATGCCATTCACATTGGCCTACATTTACACTAACTCCAGTGTGTTTAAACAACGCTGTCCAGTTACAGAGCTAAAGCCATCAGTCTAACAGCAGCCTGCTAAGTGACACAGTGCAATAATATTCACAATGAGAGGTCATTCCATATCTGCTGCAGAGACTGAAAGCACTCTGCATGTGCTCCAGTCCAGCAAGGTCGAGTGGACAGAGGAAAGCCGACTCGACAAAACCTGGACCAAAAAGGGAAAGGACAATGgtagagaaacaaaaagcagagaGGAGGTAGCGGGAGATCCCAgagagaaggtggaggagagagagagagaaaacaagtgAGGGAGCGGTTGAGTgttggaaaaagagagagagagagacacagagagaggaaggacaGGGTGTGAGTCAGCAGTAACATCAGAAGGCAGCAGATCTGAAAAGTTCAAATATAAACCTTCCAAAACAATACTGACACGCAGAGGCAGGTAGATGCATTTACACAAGAGATAGACTGTAGGACAATCAGGAGGATGAGACCTGACAGCACTGATACAGGAGGAAAAGTGTCTTCACAATACTAAGAATCGGCAAGTTTCTGTGTCACACGACACCGTAAAGACTGTTTCAGTGTCAGACTTCATGTAGGTTCTGTGTGCACTTCTGCGATGTGTCAGAGTATACCAGCGGGTGTGCTAGGAGTGTTCGTGTGCAGTGCCCCTCCCCACGACCAGCGGTTGGGCTTCTGTCTGGTTTTCTGGCTCTTCTCAAACGTCCGATGCATCactgcctcatgacgagcctttagtcacaaaaaacaacaacggCAGCATCGTCATAGATTCAGCattgggggagaaaaaaaaaaaaaacactggaacaACATTTGCACTAAATGCACACTTTATTATGTTATGCTTATTCTGTAGCCATGAATAAGTATGTTTTGCGTGCAAAATCTAAATACTGATTACCAGTCGGCGTGGTTTCTTTATTTCCGTCtatatttttaaagcttcaaTAAATCCCTAAATCAGAGATTCAAAACAGCCTGTAAGAATTCTTTTTGTgacatgcaaacaaaagagACTAAATCCACATTTCCCTATTGTCTGTCAAAGGGAGTCAGCTTTCGGGggttgtcccttcaggggtcaccacagcacaGTATGTTCTGCACAGTAATTTGGCATGAGtatttacaccggatgcccttcctgccgcaatcctcccattttatccgggaccagcaccaaggtgatCCTTGGTGGCTGGGATGGGCCATcttgtggggtgggattcgaacccacagccttctgtatcccaaccaaATGCTCTACCAATGAGCCACCAGGCATAAAAACTCATCATAATGAGAGAGGAGTTAGCAGGAGAATTCCAACTCCACTGCACTCAAGAGGGAAAAAGCATATCAAAGGTTTACCAGCCTGTCGGCTCTTGGTTTTTATTACcaataataaaactaatgttCATGCTCGGATCTTGTGGTGAcagatgtgtatgtgtacaCTTGTCAGTACCTTgtcctcttcctgtttctgcctaCGTTTCTCCTCCACAGCAGCCcgtctcttctcctcctttatTCTCTGCTCTTCcaactttctcttcctctcctccaggTGCTTCTCATAGTGCTGCCTGGCTCTCTCCTCACGTGCCTGCCACTGGGCCTCTTTGATAGCTGAGgcatagtacacacacacacacacacacacgcttaatGATGTGATGCATTAGTGTGCTCACATGTGCTTACATGTTAAGAAATACGAACCATAATCAAAAAGGGCGTAAAATCTtattcaaaaacacacaaacttatAGCAGCAGTGTGATGGGTCAGCTATGGATTATGTGACTCTAGGCTTGAGCCCTCAACACAAAGCCCCTTAGCTGGTGCAAGAGGTATGACAACTGCACAAtattataaacacaaacacagttcagaaaaataaataaacaaataaaaaaaataggaacACAAACAGGTCATGACTCCCTAAAACCCATCTGTTACAGCCTGTCACTGAGAGAGTCCTAGAaaacacgcacagacacacacttctaAAACCTGCCACACGGCCTGACCCATTATGTAACATGGGTGCTATAGCAACAGGGGGTGCCTGGCTTCAACCTAGACTTTATgtaacaaccaaaaaaaaaacaaaaacaaaaaaaatatagcaTTTTACCACAGCTGCCAACCATAGTCAGTCATGACATGTTTGGGGAAAGATAAAACAAGTCGCAGGATGCAGGACGCCCCCTCACACAGTAACATACTCTCTACTCTCtgtcacacatacaaaataCCCACCgttctgtttttcttgttcCTCCCGGCGCTCACGGGCCAACCTCTGCCTCTCGTCAATCTTGTTGAAGAGCAATGACTCTGCGGCACAAAGTgattaaagaaagtaaaaccaAGGCTTTgttatattgatttttttttttaaatttccctttgtGCAAATGTGACTTACCTGTTTTGGTGGCAGCATTGTTAGTGGGGCTGATGCTGGTGGTGGTGCGACTAGGAGTGGGCGTGGGGATGGGGGTAGGGGTCAGGGTGGGTGTGTAAGTTTGTCCAGAGCCAGAGGAGCTGGGGCGATTGGCTGAAGACGCCCTTCCATCCTCGGATTTGTACTGTGAGAGGGACGCTGggaagaaagacaaacaagaagTGTCAATACCTAATTACTTTGTGAAACAGACGAGACGAGAAAGTacaagagaaacagacagagagaaaaacacagacaattgAAACTGGAAAACAACATGAGTTATATCAATGAAAGATGATTAAAACAACCTACAACCTGACAGTCTGCAAActaaattttagaaatgttacaagtctacaaaacatttctgctgcactgcaggttcccaagagcacagtggaCTCCATTATTCTCAAGTGGCAGATGTTTGTCACAACAAGGACTCTTCCAGTGCTGCTCACCCGGACAAACAGAGCAATCGCAGGAGAAGGGGCTTACTAAGAGAGGTAACCAAGAACCCTATGGTCATTTTGACGGAGCTCCAGAGATGGGACAAAGTGTGGAGATGAGACAAAGTTTCTGAAGGACCACCATCAATGCAGCCCGATCTGGGTTTTATGGCAGAGTGCCTATAACTTTGAAACTTACTGAACAACTTTGGAGAGAATTGAAAATGGTGGTCAGttcccatccaacctgactgaacttcagaggatttgcaaaggagaatgacagaaaattcCCCAGTCCAGGTGTGCAAGGCATGTTGCATCACACCCAAAAGACAcaaggctgtaattgctgccaaaggtgcatACACTGAGCAAAGGGTTTGAATACTAGTACAtgtgatttcagtttttctatttaataaggaaaaaacaaattacatctATATAAATTTATAGACATCTGTTAAATTCTGTGTTacctttgtcattatgggatacTGAGTGTAGATaagtgaagaaaaatgtttttaaacaactgtagcATCAGGATGCAAcataataaaatggaaaaaagtgaaaaggggTCTggatactttctgaatgcactgtatactGTGTTCCCTGTATTCTCAAGCCTTCCCAGTGCGCTGTAGCTTTTGCTCTCAGCGATGTGTTACGTTATTGATTAATAGCACTATAAGGTTAAGTGGAGGCACTTTCAGGTCAACCTCCTGGATACAGTGCTTAACACTGGGCCCTAAGCAGAAACAGATGAGCCAGTTTCAAATGTGATAATAACAATATACATGTCTCTGAGGTCAGGAATCCAAGAACAAACATAATTATGGTAGCAAATATGATACAAACTAATAAGATAATTTGTGTCTTACAACTTAAACTTAGGAAGTTTCATTTAAAGTATGCTGATATGCTCAGCAACTCTTCTGTGTGACTGTGGAGGAGTGAGACACTAGAGTCTCCATAGAGACAGTTCGTCCCAGAAAACTGCTGACCAATTTTATTCAGTTCCCCTAACGAAAACTAAATGAACTAACTAAAAAAGATGGACTTTACGTGAAACAGCACAAGTCACACACCCTGTTGTACATGCctctttcactcacacacacacacacacacacaaccttgcttttctgtttatctgttcACTTGAAAGACATGTTGGCTTGGTAGAATAATTAATGATGCCAGCAGAAGAGGAGCAAAGTACACATCTCCTACTCAGGACTATGATCGgactttacactttaataaatCAAACTCAAGTGCCTTTTCAATTTTAATCTGACAGGTTTAAATTTGCACAACATCTTTAAAAGATATTCAGCTACATCTTAAAGAATTTTGCATTTGACTCATTGCAATATTAAGATAATAGGCTTATAAGATAATGGTATTTACAGTATGATCCTGAGGACCACTGCATTCAGCCATATGTGTGACACAcgtatatattatattaaactaAATTCCAGCTAATTAATTCCAgacaaataaattataaatattcaaTTTTTACCAAAAGATAATGATCTTGAACCACACATTGCTCATCTTACTAAGAAATACAAACAGCATGTTTACTATGtgtgaatgaaaaagaaaaccctTGGGTATTTGCCTCAGCACAGAGATGACTTTATGGACTTTTGAGCGTCcgtacaaagaaaacaaaatgtgaaggcATAATGATTTTCActtatttctgcattttgtgGCATGTGCTTTTAGTGCAACCACACTGAGGTTTTTTTACAGGCTAGACGAAGACATGAAGTCATAGCTGCAGCGGTACTGCATGGCACACAATCTGTGGGACTTCTACAAAAGGTGTGTAAAGTCTACACTACCTCAGATGAACTGGTCTTGATACTGGTTTTATTATGGCTTTTGTTAGAATAGGAAGGCTTGGCTGGGCCAGGTTACAATAATGTCTAGTCTGTGTATTCCCTTCCCTAAAATGATTTTCTTCAAACAAAAGACTGGCTCATTGAGAGAGGATCAAATATTTAACCAGGCTATTATGAATGGCTCTAGAATACAATACCAACATAAACGAGGTGGGATGAACTCTGAATGATAGTTCATGTGCCCATAAATTTGAATAACATTCTCAAAATAAGGAgaactttttgtgtttgtcaggtAACTTCTGGAAAGTGATGAAGTGGACAGAGGCAGAATCTCATTACTTAATTTGACAACAACACTTCACTGAAAAGATCTGCAGAGACTCAGCCACACAATTGAAAAAACGTTGCCTTCCATCATAAAGTCTAGCACAGAAACAATGATGCCGAAGAGaacaagaaagagagacacataACAGGTCAAGAGAAAGACAACATGTCTCTACTAGAATTGTCTATACTgtataaaacacattaacatgtaTATAGTACATTTAGTGTTGAAATGTaatggggcagctgtagctcagttggtaaggcaatcgTCCAGGCAACACGGGgttagtggtttgatccccggtgccggctatatgtcgaattgtttctgggcaagacacttaacccctaacagcccattcccatccccagctgtgcagtgctgttccaagcccggtagaaattggggagggttacatcaggaagggcatccggcttaaaactgtgccaaatcaacatgcggacaatgatccgctgtggtaaccctgaactcacgggataagctgtaaggacaaaaaacaaacaacaaaaaaaaaaaaaaagtgttgaaatGACGTAGGGTCACcgttattcatttttaatttgcttccTATGGTTCCAGTTTGATGTCTACATGAACCGTCCTAaacttcagtttttcttttctgtaataaaatatttctcatgcTGTAGCTGAAAAGCTCCTTCAGATGGCATCACATGGAGGGGTTTTCTGGAGGAGCTGTGTATAAAGTAAACACCCACTCCTACAGAAACGGTGTGTAAATGATTCTTGTGGGAAACTTGGTTCACTGCTGCAGGAAGCagtaatataatacaataatctATAAACTATGTAATTTGAGCCACACTTTTCTTTATCAAAGTATTTGCACCTATGTATGACACTATACAGTTTTTAGTGATAAAGCAAAAAACTGCAGTGGATGTTAAATGATGCCACCACAGAGTTGTGTGTATAAGATGATTCTTGCCCTGTGAGTAGTGTGTGGCTGTTTCATACAATTTACACACAGTCATTATTTCTGGATTCAAAAGGAGCAGAGTGATGACACAAAATAGACAGTACAAACCAGCACTGATATGCATTACATCAAATACTACAACAccctaaaaaaattaaaattcccTGAAATCTAATCTCATTACTAATCCCTTTGTTCATGTGTGTCCCAGTCAGACTGAATAAAACAAGGCCTTATGCAGCAGCTGTGAATATAGACCCAACTTTGCTTTGTATTGCCCCATTTCCCAGACAGAGCCTACCAAATACATAGAAAATAGTGAAGGTCAAAGGGCATCCTCTTGATTTTAGTTTGGCTATACCATTACCATGCAAAGTTAATGACTTcaagaaataaaggtttataaAACAGACTTAACTAAAGACAGGATATATGCTATATTACTTTAGATACAGGGTTAGACAAGTACTGATTTAGAACTGGTGGATAATAAAACCACTCTGTAAGCTCTCAATGTTGCCATGCCCAAAAGTCCCACAAGACCCCTGATTTAGGGGATGCATTTTTATAGTTATGCTGTGGGGAAAGGAACTATggattaataaaaatgtcatatcAGGCTAAATGCCTGatatgacatttttacttttgcaccAACAAATTTATGCATTTAAGCGTGATGATTTCTGGTGCAGTTTTGTCCTCCCAGCTACATTCATCTGCTTTAGAGgtcattaaacaaacaaacctcaAATAGCAGTGAGAGTATTTGCTTGTGTGCACTAGCGTGACAGTTTAAAAGCCTCTGCAAACACCCCAAAGTCAATTTAATTTGGTGTATGTGCTAGCTCCTGGCAATAAACATTAATAGTGCCTCCAAAGATGACTGATCATCATTTGCTACTTTTACACAATTAAGCTAAATTTAAGTAGTTAAAATTCTCTTCTTATTAAAAACAAGTGACCAACCAAGACATTCTCACAGTTTAAAGCAGTAGTAGTCCTAAAGACTTAGGACaagtatatgttttttatgtttggttCTACTGAAGTATTAGAATTAATTTAGAGGTGTTTAAATCCATGTTGGTTGAACAATGTAGGGCGAAACGTGCTCTACACGTGTATCTACACACTGCACTGTGTTTATTCCCTATCCTGCATTCTGTCCAATCTGTGTTGATTTATAAATGAAAGTGCCCATGACTGAGCACAAGTCTTTACCTGGTTTTTGGTTCATGATTTCAAGGTTGTTGATCCCAGGATAGGACCTGTTGAACCCCTGCCTACTGTCCCACTCTGACTAGTCAGATCGGAGGACTAGATTCGACAGTCCTACTTCCTGAAA contains:
- the map7b gene encoding ensconsin isoform X11: MPEKKGRGQGGGGSGCSWGKWKLKKGGSRSAIPALFTITEEEEGQRRRDVCRRTKKASLSQYKSEDGRASSANRPSSSGSGQTYTPTLTPTPIPTPTPSRTTTSISPTNNAATKTESLLFNKIDERQRLARERREEQEKQNAIKEAQWQAREERARQHYEKHLEERKRKLEEQRIKEEKRRAAVEEKRRQKQEEDKARHEAVMHRTFEKSQKTRQKPNRWSWGGALHTNTPSTPADTDRRSVSTMNLSKHADPVITKRLSSSSATLLHSPDRGLRRLPLTPWESNIVNRLQQPTHSYLARSCSAMSLSGEQMVAMPVCPRSVSCHPMGSMSFKTLQGQPIPYCRSQERSLSRETGSSSSNVPRRRTTGTTKKDPDNVRKSWSNLSLPLAPILSLPPNKRSSSPGKRNIKFTAPSPGRSPQKPAGRPPTPKLLKSPGAEDPGNIRPVRITPQSPRPPTPTRIQQEEKAQVLSPLKPRPQPLGQNKTSAEQTLTTPPAASESVSSPPGQRPSAGTTDPEEASRILTEKRRLAREQREREEEERRLQEEQSRLAKEEMARRKAEERAKREEEIQQQLEERRRKEEEERKAEEEKLQKEREEAESLQKQKEEEESRQREEAERLRKEREKHFQKEEAERLERKKRLEEIMKRTRRSDTAEKKVIPNRNGENSVTPAPSAVTVSPTQNSSSNSHQPDSSPNCSTEPLIHPDQRENGEFEEVIVLPSHSRLSPPEGEEQQQQQEERVPIIAFRENGLLKPLSGIEDISAQQGPDVA
- the map7b gene encoding ensconsin isoform X6, which codes for MPEKKGRGQGGGGSGCSWGKWKLKKGGSRSAIPALFTITEEEEGQRRRDVCRRTKKASLSQYKSEDGRASSANRPSSSGSGQTYTPTLTPTPIPTPTPSRTTTSISPTNNAATKTESLLFNKIDERQRLARERREEQEKQNAIKEAQWQAREERARQHYEKHLEERKRKLEEQRIKEEKRRAAVEEKRRQKQEEDKARHEAVMHRTFEKSQKTRQKPNRWSWGGALHTNTPSTPADTDRRSVSTMNLSKHADPVITKRLSSSSATLLHSPDRGLQMRTASSPVISKAQSKPLLHQGKTTHHKNTGLRRLPLTPWESNIVNRLQQPTHSYLARSCSAMSLSGEQMVAMPVCPRSVSCHPMGSMSFKTLQGQPIPYCRSQERSLSRETGSSSSNVPRRRTTGTTKKDPDNVRKSWSNLSLPLAPILSLPPNKRSSSPGKRNIKFTAPSPGRSPQKPAGRPPTPKLLKSPGAEDPGNIRPVRITPQSPRPPTPTRIQQEEKAQVLSPLKPRPQPLGQNKTSAEQTLTTPPAASESVSSPPGQRPSAGTTDPEEASRILTEKRRLAREQREREEEERRLQEEQSRLAKEEMARRKAEERAKREEEIQQQLEERRRKEEEERKAEEEKLQKEREEAESLQKQKEEEESRQREEAERLRKEREKHFQKEEAERLERKKRLEEIMKRTRRSDTAEKKVIPNRNGENSVTPAPSAVTVSPTQNSSSNSHQPDSSPNCSTEPLIHPDQRENGEFEEVIVLPSHSRLSPPEGEEQQQQQEERVPIIAFRENGLLKPLSGIEDISAQQGPDVA